A window of Seriola aureovittata isolate HTS-2021-v1 ecotype China chromosome 17, ASM2101889v1, whole genome shotgun sequence genomic DNA:
CAAGCAGGGGCTCCACTTCCAACAGGGCCAGGGTGCTCAGCTCCCCCAAGAGGGTCCCCAATGTTCCCTGCCCACCCCATCACTACAAGCAAGTGAATCAGTTCAGACAGAAGGACATACACAGGACAAACTTAGCCATAAAAGCAAGGGGATGTGATGTATATCATCGCTattgcacacacactctataTATAATTTAGATGAATATGAGGTCTAGTGGCATCTGCCGAGGTTGTATTTATCAGTGACTATTAAGTCAAAACTGACCAAAATGTGTTACCCCAAACCCACCCACAATATCTATGACACCCTGAACAACTTGTACCAATATTGCCCATTGTTCTCTTGCCATCTGCGCCTCCACCAAAGGCTCTCCAGATATGATCCTCGGGTACACAGGGGGTCGCCATCTGAAGCAGCGTTGCCTCCAGCGTTGCACCATGTTTCCTGGCCCGCCCAAGAGTTCTTTACCAAGCCACGAAATTGGCTTTCACGAAGGGGAATTGTCCATAGGGAGTGGGGATTGACcagaaaaacaactaaaaaatgGGCAGCTATCCCCCTTTATGCGAGAGTGGATTATCTGAGCGTCCATTTTGAGACCACGCCATTTTGATTGGGACTTTGTTGGGTTTGTCTAGATACTCATTCACACTTAAGGAGTGAAGATTTGCCTTATATGAACACTATCAGGGGGGTTGAAGTCCACTGATCCATCCACAAGTAACAGCCACACTGGTTGAAAAGCCACCAAATAGGCCTTGTTGTGAAACCCGCCAGCCACTCCCGAACAAAAGGCCGCCAGGACGCTGCACCGGGACACGGACAAAAACTATGCTCCCAAAAGTGGTGAAAAAATCATTTGCGGGCGAATTTTCTCGAAGTGGTTTCCTTTCACCATCATTTTGACACTTGGGGTGGAAAAGATGTTACTGCCCGAGGAAGACTAGCTCTAATTTAAGGTGCTGGCTTCAAAATGGCGCCGCCAAGGCCTTCACGATCCAACTTTTGTTAGTTAGCCAATATGGCTAACACATTCGCTCTCTCCAAAAGGCCTCTTCTTGGAAAATGATGCAACACATATGGGTTGTGGGAGAAGGGAAAAACTATGTATATAACTTCCATAAATGCTTAACCGCAAATTATAGAGCTCTCCTCCGAGGGAAACTCGGCGGTTAGCGATTACTTTATTTGCTTGACTAGCAAGCTGGCTAGAAGGTTAGCTGGCAAGCCTACTGGAGAATAGAAGGATGTAACCCAGGCATTTTCAGGTTTGCCGaaggttttcctttttctgccCATTCCTCTAACTTTCTCATACCCTGCTGTAAGGCGTTGGTCTGCCTCTAGCGCGGTTCAGGTTCTGTCGGTTCCTCATGGGGCCGGATCCGCCGCCTCGGACTCCAAATCCTCCGCCGCCGACTCCAAGACGCCCAgcgcctcctcctctgccaccGCCTGAGCCTCCGCGGCCTCGACCTCTTCCACCGCGgcctccacctctctgctgcCTGTTCTGCTTGATAATGTCGTCTAGAGACATATCCATTTTATCGGTCATGCTGCCCCAGTAATGCTAAACTgtcaacaaaatataaaaaaatacacccTAGTCTCGATTGGTCCCTCTCCCTGCCTTTTCACAGCTCCACGCTCTCTGCACCGCCGAAAAAATACAATGAGCAAGTGACCGTTGTATATAGACGAACTGTTCAGTACGTACTGCGCGTAAACTTGACGTCATCACGTAATACGAGAGCCCAAGGAACAAACGCTATCTTAATGCGAAACGCtaccaaagatcctctataTTATACTGTCTACTGTCTCTGATGCTACTGTTATTTACCGCTAATGCAAAATGTAATGTGACATTCTCATATTATCAACGTGCATGACAGGATCATGTTACTCAGTGACTAATATTCATAGTTTAAGTTTTATTTCCCAGATTCAATTAATTTGGAGCcgaaaaagaaaaggaatttGCAGCTATTTCATCAATCACTTAATCATATAAgcattttttaagcaaatatGATGTTTTACTAGTTCCAACCACTTAAATAAGAACATTtgcccatttttattttagcttttcaTTACATCAAACTAAATATCTATGGTCAGACACAACAGCCAATTTAGATGTGTCAACTTCAGCTCTACTTTTTTCTGATAAGTTATGCcccaaatgattaatcagttaattttgaaaatgtcaaataataatgaaaataatcattagtttcagCTCTGAAATCAAAATAACCAGGTTTTTGCATGATTCAGGGTGAGTGTCATTaagttttctttctccttgCTGATTCCTTAAAGTACTGAGgacatttatcttttatttcatcatgCACGAAACACATAACATTTGTGTAGTTGTGATGTCTGACGTGACGCACCAACAGTGATATTCAATCTGTTCTATATTTATATAGGATCAATACAAGCAGGAGTACTGTAAAAGTCctttattcaacattttgttttaaggtTTTGGGAAGGTGGGGTTAACCAAGGGTGGCATACTTGGGGAGGTCTCTACTTAGTAAAGTCCATTTGAGGGCAAGaaaatttataataaaaatgttggcCTTCTACATTGCATTTGGCTTCCAAAACTTGCCCAGGAACTGTGTATCCAATGTGACAATTTCATTACTTCTACAATTTATTGATCAAACTATCTtccaaaacaaactaaaaaaaatagaagtCAGCCCTTTCGCATTTTCCTCCAAAGTCATATATGTAGCAGTAGTAAAGAAAACAGGGTTTGTATTTAAGACTGCAGTCTTTTGTGTCCTGTGGAGAGTGTCAACAGTTTGTACCTCAGCATCAGATGTCAGCAAATTTTGATGAAAGTTTGCATCAGTCCCATCCACATAAACAATGTATATATGAAGATTTTGTGACTTGAAAAAACATGAACCAAGAAAGGGGAGAGTTTGTACTCCCTGAAATCctggttcttttcttcttaGTCAGTTGTAGAGGATAAAGAAAGAGACGGGGGTCGTTTGGGTCCGGAGTTTAGAAACAAGATTGGCATTCTGTGCTAGACTGGCCATCAGGGCTGACTTTCTGGCTGACGGAGGACTGATGGAGGAAAAGTTCTTGAGGATAATGGGTGGAAAAAAGCGACCGGACCATCATGAGAAAGACTAGGACTTTTTGGAGTCCTGTGTGTTGCGTTTCTTGAGGTCACTCAGGTCCACTGGTGTAAAAGCTGaaagaacagacagaaacaagtTGTTAACTTGCCTGTGCTTGATGATTTAATCCTTCAGtgtgacataaaaacaaaacccactTCACTACTAAGTTACACCATAACTTACAATGTAGGTTAGGATTTGGGTTCTTCTCCACATACTCCTGTGGTCCACGGTCATTACGTTCACTATTTTGTGTTGATCTGATGTCTCTGAGCACACACTGCCAAGCTGAGGAAGGGTAAAGATGATAATGCTTTTGTTACATTTAGGAAATCTTATCCTACCCTGGAGACTTGATATTAATGACAAGACAGACTGAAGGTAAATAACACATTCAACTTAATAAAGATGAGACATTTAGTTTAAGGGTCCAGTCTcacagagactctgagacaGTGTTCTGGCATTTAGTAACTTGAAAACCTATTCTGAAGTACTTTCAAACAAAGTAAGTGCTTCAGTGCCACTACTGGTACAAGGCCTGCAAAGTAAGTTGTCTGATTCAGATACTGGAGCACCACTTACTTTCCATTTTTAATGATGATGGTTGACATGATCAATGAAAACCATCTGAAGCATTGTCTATGCTAATTTGATAGTCCTGCTATTGGTGCCGCAATATTCCACTGATTTGTAGGTGGAGGTAACACAACTAGATATGAAGCAATGcctagcatttttttttgtctcttgaaAAAGGAATTGCATTCAGAACATTTGTTAGACCCCATGGATACAAACAGTAAGTTATGGTGAGTAAGACTCAATGTAAACACGTTTTGTTTAtgtacaagaaaactccacagggcacctttcACAAATCCAAACAATAAACAAGGTGTGTGCCTTGGTTTAGACTTATCATCCAGTAGTGTTGAGAATGAGTGACTGCTTAGAGTGGCCTCTTGCACTCTAAACAGTCCCCAGGCGAAAATGCTATAATGCCGTTGCTGTTTACAAATAATGCCCTCACATTCAAGTGGGCACATAACCTGTTTTCTTGATCTATAGTTGTTTCAACTCATTTAAGCTATGGTGTTACAATGTTATGTTTAGAATAACCTACTATATCAAGTAAAGTAATAGACGGACACATTCATGTTATTTAAAAAGGAGTCTCTTCAGTTAATGACAGCAATCATTTTACTTAAATACATGATatgtattttgaaaaaaatgcaaaaagtgtACTTCTAGATTTAAGTGATATGAGATGGAGTTACACAAGCATTTCCCATGTTAAGTGTTTATATGTGAGGTAAACAAAATGATAGGggttgtgtttacatgttgcaCATTAAGTGATCAAAATGAAGAGTCCTGGCttgcacaaaatacaaaatacagaacCACAATATAATCTAATTTTTTAAATGGGCTTCCATTAAGCACAGTGATTGACTTACTGCTGAGCTTCAACTGAAGAAAAAGTTTTATCTGAATAAATTACTCTTGCAGTTATGGAACAGGAGAAAGCAAGTCACTTTCAATGGACCTATCAATATCACCCAACTTAACTCAAGTGTGCAAGCATGTGCATTTCTAACAAGGTATGTTAGagattcaaaaataaaagatctaaaCAGGTCAAAGTTTactttcatgtttgtttaagtCAATATTCTGTTCTAAGAGGTGTATTATTCTGaccataaataaaataaatggcaTAAATTATTCTGAAAGAAAATTCAACATATCAATGTTAAGAGACTATACTCACTATCATGTATAAAGCGCACATTTTCCTCGTGTGCAGGGGTGAAGAGCTCCCCAGTGTTAGTAGGGGATCGGGGGCTTGAAGTCCGCTTGTAACTATTCACCATCCTGGGAGCAGATGAGCttcataaacatgaaaacagcaaagatAACAGCATAAgcaaacattcatttcatttgtattttaatcACTGTTTAATGTAAACTAGTCTTTACATAGTACTTTTCGGTGCCAACACAGTACATACCTACAATTCCATTTGATGAAACTATAATGATCACTGTTAACACTACTCCATTTGTACTTGTTTATTAGCACTTGAGTGCAGTAACTTTTTCAGACCTGGTCATTCTGTTTGCAGTCTGTactcgctcctcgctcctctATGGTGAGTGGATTTGAAAGATACAAAGGTTCGGAAGTCCTCAGCTGGATTCTAACAATAAACAAGAGTGACAACTTTAGCATCGCCACATAATCTAAGAAAACAGTTAATAACATTGGTGGAATGTAACTATGCATGTTTAGTCACATACTGCATCTGAGTACAGTTTTgagatacttgtactttacttgagtatttcctttTCATGCAACTTtatactccactacatttatctgacagttttagttactagttattttacacaattaagatttttgcttaaaatataaaaaagtgcttataaaatatgaaggTTTGTTACAAATGAAACTACCCAACAGCATATACAAAGCAAAATAAtaagcaactattttgataattgattaatttttgaagcaaaaatagtgaaacaatGCCAAATACTTTCTGATTCGAGGCTCTCAAATCAGCTGCTTTTCATTGTCATATATATCACTATAAACTAAATATATTGGGCTTTTTGGACTCTTGGTCAAACAAAGCtaaacatttgaagatgtcacttgTGGCTCTGCAAAATTGAGATGGGTATTTATCATGTTTCATAGACTAAGCAATCAATTAAGTGACAAAAAAATCAGCACATTAtacaataatgaaatattaattgCAGACATGTAATAGTACAACAGTCACAGAACCCATTTTTCTGAGTTGGGTGAACTTTTAAGTATACTTTCTTGATTATGCTTACATACTTTACCTCAATTTTACTTTAACTTAAATCCAGGAATTGTACTTGTATTGGAGCACTTCTACACTGTGGTACTCCACTGTTATCTAAATGTCATAACACAGACTTACACTTATGGGAAAGCTAATCATTAGAAACAGTGCATTTTTAACACTGCTGGTTAACCAACAGAGTTAAATTTGTTAGCTACTTACAATACAACTAAACCATATAATCTGATGGGTTCTGATAAGTCGAGTAACATTAGTAACAATACGAGTGTTGTTAACTTATGGTTGCAAGCGTTAACTCATTTCTTTATAGCCAAAGTACGCCAAGCGTCTgtagaaaatgaacaaatattgACCTTAGGAAACCAAGAGGCTTTTGTTTACGTTTTGCCTTCAGTAGCTTCAGTACTGTTAGCAGCAGGCTACAGAGCCAAACCTAGTATGTTAACCACTGATCGAACTCTCATGAACAATGTGAATTGCTTATAAAATCATTTCTGGTTGTTGAGACCTGTG
This region includes:
- the mcrip1 gene encoding mapk-regulated corepressor-interacting protein 1 isoform X2, whose translation is MTRMVNSYKRTSSPRSPTNTGELFTPAHEENVRFIHDTWQCVLRDIRSTQNSERNDRGPQEYVEKNPNPNLHSFTPVDLSDLKKRNTQDSKKS
- the mcrip1 gene encoding mapk-regulated corepressor-interacting protein 1 isoform X1 translates to MTSSSAPRMVNSYKRTSSPRSPTNTGELFTPAHEENVRFIHDTWQCVLRDIRSTQNSERNDRGPQEYVEKNPNPNLHSFTPVDLSDLKKRNTQDSKKS
- the mcrip1 gene encoding mapk-regulated corepressor-interacting protein 1 isoform X3, which translates into the protein MVNSYKRTSSPRSPTNTGELFTPAHEENVRFIHDTWQCVLRDIRSTQNSERNDRGPQEYVEKNPNPNLHSFTPVDLSDLKKRNTQDSKKS